The window CTATTAAGATTTCTGCAGAACGAGCAATGGTCTCAATTCCAAGACGAACAGCCATTACCAATATAAACGCCATAAGAATATTAGTGGCTGCCATTGGTGTATTTGGTAACACGTGTGTGGTAAGGAATGAACCAGAATAATACAAGAGAATAATAGTAAATAGAAGATTAATGAATATAAATAAGAAAGAAAAGGCTTTACCTAACCATTTTCCAAAAAGTGTTTCATTCATTTGGATAATAGTTTGGTTAGGAAACCAAAGACCTATTTTTGTGAATAGCCATATTATCAAAAGTCCAATACTCGTACCAAATACTGCGGCAATCCAAGCGTCTTGCTTCACATCAGCAGCTAAAACTGATGGTACAACTAAGATTCCCGTACCTATCGTAAATAAGATAACTAAAACTAGAAATTGGTACGAATTTATTTTAACGTTTTGCATCTTATAATATTTCCACCTCACTTTTTGTTCTAATTCACCTGACGAGTCAGCGCATCATGTAATGGTTTAATAATGAAATTTAGAAGATCAATTGGATTCGGAATAGATTTTCCAAAACTATATGTAATACCTAGCCCAACTCCAAAAGCAAGAAGAATCAAAAATACAATCAACTCTTTTTTATACTTTTTTTCCAAAAGAGATGGAACTTCAATAAAAAGAATGACGGCAGCTACTAGGAGTATTCCTACGCTTTTCAGCATAATTAGTTAGTCCTTTCTTTTTTCTACTACAGAATTATCCACTGTACCAGTTTTCACAATTCTTGCGTTAATTTTTACATTTACAGTTAATTCAGTAAAATATTGATCCCATTCCTTTTTCATCTTTTTCCATTCTTTCGGATTTGAGCGATGTATAGCATTTCCAAAACCAAATATGTCTGTCTCGTATTTTTCTTGTACACTGTCAATAGAATTATTAATGGTTTTTTCCACTTGTTTTTCGAGAATTTTTTCTAGTGCATCAATTGATTCTAATTTAGTAATATCAATTGGACATTCTAGCGCCCCTACATTTGCCTCAATCTTAACATTGACATCCACTTCCGGTCTTCCATTTATAACATTGCCTTTAACATCTGTTTTGAAACTAAGAAGTTCCATAGAAGCTTTTCCTTCTTCTGGACAAGATATGGAAGTCACTGTATTTTTCACATGATTTATTATGTCATTATAGCCTCTACTTTCATCTTCTGTTAACCACCCTACAAGTTTATCGGCTTTAAATACAGCTAAATCATCATATCGAATTGTAACAGAGGGAGTGATTGTTTCCACATTCTGATTGCTTGATCCTGATTCCCGCTTTCCTGTTGCTAAAATCCCTGTTAATACCGCTTCTTTTCCTTC is drawn from Psychrobacillus sp. INOP01 and contains these coding sequences:
- a CDS encoding Ger(x)C family spore germination protein; the protein is MKRGIFILLILSILLTGCWNRRELNELAITLALGIDKSDDEYLVTAQIVVPSEASMSGGEGKSPVTLVNGRGETVYEAIRKMTKETPRKIYPGHLRMLVISESLAKEGIGDSLDLLSRDWELRSDFYVVVAKESTAEEILNIQTPLESIPANKMFNTLKISEENWAATVGVTLDQLIVDLRSEGKEAVLTGILATGKRESGSSNQNVETITPSVTIRYDDLAVFKADKLVGWLTEDESRGYNDIINHVKNTVTSISCPEEGKASMELLSFKTDVKGNVINGRPEVDVNVKIEANVGALECPIDITKLESIDALEKILEKQVEKTINNSIDSVQEKYETDIFGFGNAIHRSNPKEWKKMKKEWDQYFTELTVNVKINARIVKTGTVDNSVVEKRKD